The window ATTGTCTTCGAACGCGACCCGTCCATAGCCTGCATCTTGCAACTGACGTGCGATGGTGCTGGTCTCCGAAAAATTGAGCTTACAGCCCAACGTGTAAAAGGCTACCTTCTTGAATTGAAGCATGGCGCAAAGGTACTATGGTTTTCTTTTCAAAATAGCTGTATTCGGATCGAAACGAGTAATTTCGAATTTCCTACAAGCTTTGGAGTATGAAAAGGATTTCGATACGATTTTGTTTGCTCTCTTTGCTGTTGATTTTATCAAATCAGGCCATCGGTCAGGATAAGGTCGAACGCGAATACAAAATCAAGAAGGAAGAAGTTCCGCAGAAGGCGCTGGAGTTTATCAACGAGATCGAGTCACTCTCGCCGAAAACAAAAGTGAATTGGTATCGAGAAGAAGCCGCGGATTCAGAAAGTGTCGAGGCTAAATTCAAGGTGCAGAAGCGGAGCTACAGCATTGAGTTTTCGATCCAGGGCGAATTGCAAGACGTCGAAATACGGATTGGTGAACGAGACATTCCGAAGATGACCAGAAAAGCAATCAAAGAATCTCTTAACGCGGAGTTCATCAAATGGGCCATCAAGAAAGTTCAACTTCAGTGGGTAGGGGAGTCTTCTTTGGTGATTTCTTCCATCGATCGAAACGAAAGGCAGGAAGGAGTTGAAGAGAATTACGAGATTGTGATCAAAGGAGAGACGGATAAATCCAAAAGCTACTTTGAACTGCTGTTCGATAGCAGTGGCAATTTGCTGAGAAAGTCCCGAATAGTGGAGAATTCAAGTGATATTCTCATCTATTGAAAAAAACTCTTCTCATAGCCTTTGCTGCCATTTTCTCCTTTCAAGGAATTGGTCAAGATGTGTACCGTTTTGGTTTGCTTCCGGTGTTTAACACCAATGCCAAATTGAAAAATGATTTCAGTCTGAACGTCAAGCTGGAGAATCGACATATTCTAAGCAGAGGCACTCTCAACGGTGAGCTAAGAGGGAATGACTATCGATTCGAGAGGCAAGACATCGCGGGGATACTCGCTAAGAAGCTTTCCGCGAACACAAGAGTGGGAGCGGGCTACCTTTTTCGACTCGAATCGGAGAGGGTGATTCACCGATTGATCCAGCAGATTTCTATTACCCAACCCCTGAATAAAGTGCGGATCGCGCACCGATTCAGCTCCGATCAGACCTGGGATCCCGATGAGGCTTTCGAATTCAGGCTGCGCTACCGAATAGGTCTTGAAGTGCCTTTGTCGGGAACTCAGATCGATCCGAATGAGCTTTATTTTAAGTCGAATTTAGAATACCTGGCGCGCTTTCAAGCAGGATTTGTGAATGAATTCAGGGCAATTCCCGCACTGGGCTATCTGGCAAAAAACAAAAATTCCTTTGAGCTTGGCTTGGACTATCGTGTTGGCACCGTATTCGAACCCATCATAGGTCATGGATTTTGGGTTTATTTCGGTTATTATCTTCGACTCAACAACTAGCAACTTATGTCAGAAATCAAACTTTAAATCCCTACTTCACTTGGTGGATTTATAGTTTACAAATATGACTCTATTGAATTGCTGTAGGGATTGCCTAGCACCAATCAAATTTACAATACAATACTTTTTGTAAACCTTTTGCACTTAAGAGTTCTTTAATAGATTAGTCATTCACAAAAAGCGGATATCAAACTCCTTTTATACCTTTATCATTCACTAATCGATTTACGTATTGTTTTCAAAAACTTGCGAGTATGCCATAAAAGCTATGGTATATATTTGGCACAGGGATTATTCGGTTACTACTTGGGCCAGTTTAAAAGAAATAGCTGAGGCTATTGATTCGCCTCCCTCGTTTACCTCAAAAGTGCTCCAGCAGCTCGCTAAAAAAGAATTGCTGCTCTCGATGCGCGGGCCTTCGGGAGGGTTCAGCAAATTGAAAAAAGGAGATATTCGACTGGGAGATGTGATTATGGCAATTGACGGGCCCAAAATCACTAGAAAATGCATTCTTGGTTTCGAAGAGTGCAATACTGCTTATCCTTGCGCTCTGCACGATAAATTTGCCCATATCCGCGATGATCTAAATAAAGTATTGGACGAAACGAAGATTGAGGGATTGGGAGACTTATTTTCCAGCGGGGCTTTCTATTTGAAGGAAGACTAATCTTCGTTCAACTAAAAATCCTTTTTCCCCGATTTGAAGACAATCCTGGCGACAAGGGCAATCGTCCAAGTGATAAGGGTAAAAATGGATAAGAACAATCCAAGGCTGGTGCCAAAAAAATCCTTGAATACGGCACCTGTGTAGCCCAGCAAAGCGGATATATCAAGCTTGAGTAGGATAAGGGTGCGCGAAAGGTCGATGGGATTAAACAGCGTGGCAGCCAATGAAAAAGTATCTAAAGGATACTCCTCAAAAATGATAAGCGACATCAAAAAAGCTCCATCATAGATCACTGCGAAGAAGAGCCACATCAAAACAGCATAGCCAAAACCCTTAATCTTGTTTTCGTTTGATAACGCAATATTGAAAGAGAAAGCCGTGAAAATGAGCGTAAGAAAACTCCCTACTACCAACAGGAGAAGGAAATCGTAAATCGCGTCGCTCACAAATAGGCCATAAAGGACGAATGGAATACCTAGGCCAATAACTAAACTTAGGCTCAACGAGCAGGCTACTCCCAAGTACTGACCCATAAAAATGGAGGAGCGCTTTACGGGTTGGGCGAGCAATAATTGCGTGAACTCCCTTGAGTTGTAATAATACATGATCCCAAAAATTGTGGCGATGAGGGGCACCAAAATTACAATGACATTCATTAGAGTGATCACCGCTTTCGAAAGGTCGTTATTGAGAAAAAGAAGAACGAATCCCAAAACCATATAGAAGACGAGATACACCAAGCTCCAAAGACTACGCACCAAGTCGTAAAAACTGTATTTAAGAATTTTAAGCATAGCTCTTAACTGAAGTTATGGAAGCAATGGCATGTTCTAAATCATCTTGACCTGATTTTTCGCGAAGCTCACTCAGGCTTCCTTTAAAGTAAATTTTTCCTTCAAGCAAGTAGATAATTTCATCGGCTACTTCCTCAACGAATTGCATAATGTGCGAAGTAATCAAGATGGTTTTTCCTTCCTCTTTGGCTTTTCGGATCAGTCCACGAAGGTGTATCATGGCCTGTGGGTCCAAACCTGTGGTGGGTTCGTCGAGAATGACAATAGGAGCGTCAATCATAAAAGCCAGCACTACATTTACCTTCTGTTTGGTTCCTCCCGAAAGGGTAGAAAGCTGCTTTCGCAAAAAGGGCTTTAAGCTGAAAAGCTCGATTAGTTCTTCCTCTTGGCTCTCGGAGCTGCGCATATCCTTGATCATTCTTATCAGCTCAATCAGACGCAAATTCCCCGGAAAGGTCGCAATCTGTGGGAGGTATTGAATTTCTTCGCGATACTTCCACTTCTTGCGAATCTGTTCTCCATTGAGCGAGATGCTTCCCTTATCGGGAATATTCATACCAAGTATAGACTTGATCAAGGTGGTTTTTCCTGAACCATTTGGGCCAAGTACTGCAAAAATCCCAGGTTTGCGGATGTCGAGATTTAGGTCAATCAAAACCTTATTCTTCCCAAATCGCTTGCTTAAATTCTTTACTTCTATCATTCTATTCGGCGCATCATAGGATTGGTATCCACAAGGTTATCGGGAGTAAACACAGGGCTTACCTTTTCTGAAAAGTCAATTATTTCCATGAACAAACTTCGCAACAGCACGATGGTCTCTGGTGTACGATTTACGATGTACGAAAAGAGCTTAACAGGCCGATAGGGCACATCGCCCACCTTATCCTTATTCAAGTCGTAGCCCGTGTAGCTGCTCCAATAGTTCCCATCGAATTCGTTGTCGTTCAAATTGCTGTTATAGGATACATCGAAGCTGTTATAAAGAAAATTGTTCTGCCTGAACTTATTTTCATAGCAGGCGCCAACCACCTTCACCGCCCAGCCGTTTCCGATGAAATTATTGCGCTCGTAATTGATCCTGTTCGACCCTTCGATATTGATACCGATGGTGTTTTCTTCAAAGGTGTTGCCGATGATTTCTGCATCGTTTATTTCCTTAAGGAGCATGCCGTAGCTGGCCGTTCCCCAATTCAACCGAAAGGTATTGTTGAGCATTTTTATCCGCTTTGAAAACATGACCGCAACCCCCGCTCCGTTGTCTTCGAAGGTATTGTTCTCGTAAATATCATCATCGGAAAACATAAAATGGAGACCGTACCTGATGTTTTTGGTGGAGGTGTTATTGGTAATGCTGATGGTATCAGAAAACTCAAGGTAAATTCCATCGCGAGCTCCTTGCACGTGGTTTTGATCTACCTCGATGTTATTGGAGTACCAAAGCTGAATGCCGTTTCCCGAATTGTACTCATCTACCGCATCACCGATGATTTTATTGTGGTAAACCTTTCCGTAGCTCGATTTCTCGAGGTAAATCCCAAAGAAGAGTTTTTCTAACACTACATTTTGAATGGTGAAGTACTTACTTTTTACTACCCGTATGGCTGCGTAATCGGTGGTGTAGCTGGTACCAACGTTTATAATGAATAGGCCATCTAGGGTGACGCTGTCGGAATAGATGGTGATGATCTCACCTTGGTCTTCCCCGTCAATCACGGGGTAGCGATCGCCCTTGATGGTGATTGGACGATCTACCTTGATATTATACTCTTGGTAGGTGGCTTTTTCTATCCAGACAGTATCATGGGGAGATGCTGCATATATTCCCGACTGGATACTTTGTAAAACACAAGTGGGACATACCTTTACGATAGCCCCACTTGCTGGTTTTACAACCATGAAAAGAAAGGTTGTGAGCGCAATAAAACCTAAACTAACCTGCTTTATCGCCCTCATCTAATTTCTCTCAATTTATACAGTCAACTCTTTGAACGAAAGCCCGAATATGACCTTACTCTTTAAATTTTTCCTTCAGTCCTTCCCAATCGTATAACTCTCCGCCATGGGAGGCATGCGCAGCGCTAGCTTCCGCCTCAGAACTGAACCCTGTGAGGAAAGCCCCCATCGGACTGGGAATTCCTTCGCTAATCAAATAAGTAGCATTAGTTGCATCCATCAATTCGCCTGGATTGGAATAATCGTTGGCCAAAAATAGGGCAACCGTTGGCGCATCTGCCTCGTTCATTTGATTCATCATGCACTCGATGGCGTCGTAGTTGAACACCTTTCCCTTGTCAGTTACTATTTGCGCAGCGTGCTGCTTGTCCACAATGGTCATACTGCAATAGTGGCACGCGGCTTCGCCATAATCAATGGGTTTTTGGCTGATGGAACATCCCACCAACAGGAGCAGTAGAATGAAAAGAATAGATAATTGATGTATTCTCATTTTCTAGGATTTTTTTGTGGCCTTCCAACCGATTAAACCCGCTACAAAAGTAAGCCCCATTCCTGCAAACATCATATAAGCTCCCATTCGGGGATAGGAATAAGCATCAAAATTCAACATTTTGGAATGACCTAAAAGTGGCGGCTTATAACTCATGGGGGTACCGTCGGGATTTTGAAGTTTCAGTATGGCTTTTGGATCTAAATTGGTTCCGTAATCGGTCATCCAGAGGTTGAAATCGTACATTCCCAAAACACCGAGAATTGACATTAAAATAAACCAGCCAAAGAACCATTGGTATTTTATTTTTCCCAGAAAGCCAAGGAGTCCAAAGAGAACGCCCAATGAAACCATGGCGATATTGATTCTGGGAAACCATGTAAATTCCCACATCTCATGCGACTTGGGGAGTACCTTCATTCCAATGTAATGGTTAAGGCCGTCGATGTTTTGGACATCAAATTCGTTTTGCCCTCTGATCCCGTCAATGTGAATATTCAACCCGAGTGGATCGGGGTATTGGGGTGCACCGAGTTCGATATTCCAAAGTGGAAATGCGAACAAGCCTAAAAGCAGCAGCGACCCTATTATCATTATCACACTTGCCTTCTTCATTTCATTCCTTTTTTGCATCTGTCTATATAGTCCACTAGCTGCGTTACACTTTTTTTAAAAACAGTCCCGTTCGACTTCGCTCAGGGCAGGCTTTGACCGCTGTCAACTCCTTGATTTTTAAAATTTCGTGTGCCTTGCTACTGAACTCTCTAGCTCAGATTTATATCTACTAGAGTTTTTCCGAACTCTATCTATGGTGAACATCTAAGTTTGATCAAATTTGGAGTGGGGAGCCAAAACACAGCTCCCCTCTACTAAACCAAAATCAAATTATTTTTAGTCCTCGCCTAAGCTCCAGGATAACTCCACATCAGAGTTTGCAGGAGAAACGCGAACATATCCTTGCATCTCTTGGTGGAGTGCCGAACAGAAATCTGTGCAATAGAATGGCCAAACCCCAACTTTTTTGGGCAACCAAATAGAAGTTTTGGTTTGTCCAGGCATGATTAACAACTCAGAGGTATTCTGTCCCATCATGGCAAAACCGTGAGGCACATCGAAATCTTGCTCGTGGTTGGTGATGTGGAAGTACACTTCATCGCCCACTTTTATCCCTTCAATATTGTCAGGTGTAAAGTGAGAGCGTATGGTTGACATATAAATATGCACCTCCTTACCGTTTCTTTCTACCCGTGCTTCGCTTGGGTTGTTAATTCCGTAAGGATGCTTGTTTTCTTCAAGACGATAGATCTTTTTGGAATTGGCCATTAATAGTTCTGCAGGACATCCCGCCGCATAGTGAGGCTCACCGTGAGTTGGGAAATCGTAGATCAACTCCATTTTCTCACCAGAGATATCGTAGAGTTGGGCACTGTGTTCCATCTCAGGGCCCACAGGTAGGTAGCGATCTTTGGTGATTTTATTCATCGCCAAAACGTACTTACCGAATGGCTTTTGAGAGTTTCCACCAGGAATCATCAAGTGACCCACAGAGTAGTAACAAGGCTTGCGGTCAATAACTTCAAACGTTCCAACTTTCCACTTCACAATCTCAGAAGAGATGAAGAATGTGGTGTAGGCATTTCCTTTGTCGTCAAACTCAGTATGGAGTGGCCCGAGACCACCACTGGATACCGTTCCGCCAAGAACATCCTCAAATTTCAAGATCGGAATACCGTAGGCTTCACCGTCGAATTTTTCATTCTCGATGGCGTCGATCATTTTTGTGAAGGAGTGCGCGGTCAAATCTGCAGAGAGCTTACCGTTACCGATGATGTACTCACCGGTAGGGTCAACATCACAACCATGAGGCGACTTTGGCGTTGGAAGAAAGTAAATCGCACCAGGAATCTCGGTAGGATCTACTGTTAGTACCTCTTTCTTCATGGTAGATGTAGCCATGTGCGTATGCTCATCGTACACGTTGTGAGCGTAGTTGGCTGGCATCATCGTACCACCGCCGTTATTGACATACTCTTCAATTTTCTTCCAGTTTACCGCTGCAATAAAATCCTTATCATTTTGAGAAGCGTTAACCTCCATCAATGAGTGAGCCTCCTCGGTATTGTAAGTAGAGAGGAAGTGCCATCCGTGAGATTTTCCGCGACCAGGGTGAGAAAGATCGTAGTTGAAACCAGGCATCAAGATCTGGAATTTAATTCCCATTCTACCCGTTTCCTGATCTACACTGATAAAGGAAACAGCTCCCTTGAAATTACCCTTCATTTCGTTGATGGGCATATCTCTCTGCGGAACCGGAACTGCGAAACGCGTTCCTGCTATTACGTACTCCGTATTTTCAGTAACAAAAGCCGAACTGTGGTTACCTCCCGAATTCGGAATCTCAATAATCTCAGTCGTTTCGAAAGTGGTGAGGTCAATTCGTGCAATACGTGGTGTATTGTTCCCATTGATAAATACCCAACGACCGTCAAGCTCACCGTTGGTTTGCGAAATATCAGGGTGGTGTGAATCATCCCAAGGCACAAAACCAAAGGAAGTGTTGAGCATAGGCTTCGTTTCCTCAGAATAGCCGTAACCCGAAGTAGCAAACTGAGAGAATACCGGGATTTCCTTAAAAAGACGGCCAGAAGGCAGACCCACTACGGTGATGTTACCGCTGTATCCGCCAGAAACAAAGGCGTAAAACTCATCGTACTCCCCAGGAGCTACGTACACTTTCTCAGCGTTGTTTGATGAAAGCGCACCATTTTTATTGGAGCCGTTTCCATTTTGATTTCCACATCCAGAAATCATCAGAGCGATTCCCATCAAGGCAATCAGGCTGTATTTTATGTTTTTCATATCGTTTGGTATAATCTGTTAGTTGAAATAGAGTGTAATGGAATTATTCAGGTAGGATGACCTTATCTACGACGTGCACGATACCGTTGCCCGCATCTACACTAGCCAGAATTTTGGCACCGCCTACATAAACATCGTCTCCTTTGACTTCAATCGTAACGTTGGTGTCATCGGCTTGACCGAGCTTCTTGAATTTCTTCAAAAACTCCTTGTCGTATTTACCCGCAGTTACGTGGTGCTTAAGAATAGTAGCCAATTGCTCTTTATTCTCAGGCTTTAGCAATGTTTCTACGGTGCCTTCTGGCAATGCGTCGAAAGCAGCGTTTACAGGAGCAAAAACCATCAATGGCCCTGCATTTACAAGGGCATTTTCTAAATCGGCAGCTTGCACAGCCGCTACCAGAGTGGTGTGGTCTTCTGATCCTATAGCGATTTGAAGCACATTGGGCTTTCCTACATCACCTTCAATAAAGGCCTGACCTGCTTCCTTGCTAATCTCTTCGGTTTCGGCTGGAGCCGATGCAGAAGAAGATTCAGCATTAGGCGATTGACACGAAGTGACAACCAATAGCATGGAAGCCAAACTGGGGAGAATTAAATTTTTAATGATCCTTTTCATGGTGGTTGGTTATAGGGTTCTGAAATATTCCAAAACGGCGCGTGTTTGCTCCACGGTCATATTTTGGTTGGCCATTGCGGCACCGTTAAATTCTACAAGTAAGTCTTTCGCACAGCGATCTTCTTCAACCATGAGTTGAGGATCGAGAATCATATTCATAATCCATTCGGGGCTTCTTCTTTCCAAAATACCTTTTGGCGATGGGCCGATAAAGCGCTTATCTACTTTGTGACACGCCGTGCAATTTGTTTTAAAAATAGCAGCTCCTTCGGCTACCATATCCTGATTGATCTCAGGATCAAGTGTAATCTCTTTGATCTGTCCTACTCCTTTGTCATCGAGTGTGATTCTTTCAGATGCGGGTGGAAGTTTTTCTTCAAGCATTGATTTAGGTGCGGGAGCATTGGTGGCTTTTTGAGGTTCATCACCACCTCCGCAACTAAAGAGGGAAACAAGGAGGCAAACACAAGTGATTTTGAGAAGATCGTTCATCAGAGTAGTTTTATTTTTCGGGTCAAATGTATAACCCGATGGTTGAATGAAATATGATATTTGTCATAATTAAAGACAAAAGTATCTTTATTTCTTTAATGACAATTTAACATTTTAAAGTGGTGGGTTGATGGCAGCTACGCACTCTATAAAGTAGGCTGTACAACCGCCTCTATAAGAGCTTCCAGCTTATCTATCGTGACATGTTCCATTACAACTATTTTGAACCACTTAGGATTCGCGTGATTATCGGCTACAAGGCCAAAGCGATGAGCGGTGGATGGATTGATGGAAGTACTTTTGATGGCAACAATATTGGATGATGGGTGGCGATAAAAATCCATATCCATACGCTTTAGTTTTTGGCAGAGCCAATTGGTGCGTTGCTGAAGGATAGATACCTTTTCGTGCCAACCATGCGGGCCATTTTTTGTGAGAATCATCCAAACGGCTATGGCGTTTGCGCCTGATCTGCTTCCAATGAGTGTACAGTCTTCACCTTCTACATAGCTTGCCTCCTTGGTGTGGACATGGTGTATAAGATTCTTGCGAATGATAAACACACCTGTTCCGTATGGAGCCTGAGCCATTTTGTGTGCATCAAGGGTAAACGAAGAAATGTGAGGATTCTCAAAGGTTAGGCGAGATTCAGGATTGCAAAAAGGATAATAAAAACCTCCGTAAGCACCATCTACGTGCAGCTTGTATAGGCACGATTGGGCCTCGAGTTGCTGGGTGTAAAGGTCGATGTCATCAACCGATCCAAACATGGTCGTTATCATATTGCATACCACAACGAAGTATTTCTTGCCCTCGGCCTTGGCAGCTCGAATGGCTGCGCTAATGTTATGACCACTTATTTTTCGAGAGTCTTGTTCTACCTTGACTTTGTAAATACTCAATCCCAAAAGATTGGCCGCTTTGCTCATAGAGTAATGGCTGTCTTCACTACACAGCACGCAGATTTCTTCACTTTTGGCAGCAAATAGGTCTTGATAATAGTTTCGATAAGTCCAAACGGCTTGAATATTTGCTTCCGTACCTCCCGAAGAAACGTAGCCGTCCTGCGCAGCTCGTTCTCCTTTCAATATGTCAACAGCACATATTTCTATCAGCTCCCTCTCAATTTGGTGGGTTCCTTTGAAAAATGATTCGGACTTTCCCAGGGTGTGGCAACCGATGTGGTTGGGGTTTTGCAATAACGCAGATAGATAAGGTGCTTCTTGCAAAAAGCTCACATCCTGATTAAAAACCTGCTTATCCAAATAAGATGCAGGTACTCCCAGTGCATGATGCTTTCGGTAGTCAACCGTTTCGGTCAAGGCTCCAAAAACAATTTTTTTAATCTCTTCCTGAGACTTCTTTTTCCAGACTTGGTTCATAGGTATGTGTTTTCACTAAGAGAAGGTGTATCAAAATTTTCAGTTGTTTGCATTTTTTTATTTCATCCATTGCCAGCCATGGCTCCCTGCCACCACACCAGCAATGGTCATAAGGCTTATGATGAGCAATACCCAATGTGCTCTTTGCATGATGGTAAATACCTTTTCGGGGTGGGATTCAGCAAACGCGGCCATTCGTTTTTTAAGTACGAATGGTTCCAGAACAAAAAGAATGATCGTAAAAAGAATCCACACCAAAGTCATGGCGTGAATCCACCAATACCGATAATCCAGGTACCGATTCCAGGCATCCATCTCGTATAACATGTAAAACCCCGTAAGACCCGTAATCAAGGTGGTGATTTTGGCCACTCGCGCAAACCGTCCCTCTATGCGCTCAAAAGCTTCTATTCTATTATCGGTTGCGTCAAATTGCTTTAAAGAGGGTAGAATTACCAAGGTAACCATGGCGACTCCACCTATCCACAACACTACTCCCAATACGTGCACCACCCTGGCCAAAGTAAAAATCTCATATTCTTCCATGGGCCTTATTTTTTAAGGTGCTACTAAAGATTTTGAGGAGAATGCCCATGGCCATTCCCGCACTGCCCAGAATTAGAAAAATTTGGCTGAAAATTTGGCCAAGTCCACGGGCAGCTAAGAGTATTTCTGTAAAGACGAAGCAGAGCAAAAACAAAAAGCTTCCCGCTCTGGAAAGAGCGTTTATTTTTATCCATTTATGATGCACAATGAGGGCGAGGAAAACAAGCGAAACAGCCCCGATAAGGCTCAAGTGGAGATAGGCAATGACGATGGGTTTATTAAAAAAAGCGTACGCTTCAAAATAAGGTAAAGCAGAGAGGCTTTGTAAGGTGGTTTTCAAAATGAATGAGCTCAAGAATCCCAGGATAAAAAGCCTTACCACAATCTCTTGGTCGCTAAGGTAGGCGAGAAGATTTTTGGGTAAGGCGAGTACGAAAAACACCAATGCTGCAATGGTGAGCGCTGCGGCCAAGAAGGCTGGCACCCTCACCGCATCGGCGAAATCCATTCCCAGCAGTGATAGCGAAATGGCGGGTATCACGGCAAGGACAAATAAGACGTAAAAGCGTTTGAGGTGTTTTTGGTCGACTTTCAAACCGCTGCTTTCCAAAAAATGGAAGAAAAGCCCGATGGCAACAAACAGAAACCATCCATTGTACTGAAGGTGCAAAAAGGAGTAGACCATGGATTGATAAACCTCCGAATTCCCTAGGCCCCTTGCCGATAAGGCTCCTATTCCAAAAGGCAGTAAGGTAGATATTGCTCCAAGCCATAGCCCCGTTATAATAAAGCGCAAAGACGTGGTCTTTTCAAGTCTCAGGGGATGCTGTCTCGTATCGCTGATAAATCGATAGATAAACCAGTAATTCAAGATTTGGAAAAGGGTAGAAAACACAATAGAGTAGAGTCCATAACCCTTCATGGCAAAGGAAATAAGCACGCCGATCACCACCGCAACGCTGAGCTTAAACTGGAGTACGTACCTTCCCTTTTGAATTTGATCCTTGGTCAGAAAAGTCTTGGTGAGCAGGAGGATCATTATGGTGTAGATCCAGCCTTGAAAAGCCACATGAGAATGGGCGTGCACCAAATTCATGTACTCCAGAGGAAGGCCGACATAAGAAACCGATCTCAAAAGAGTGCCAATAAGGGCAACGGCCAGAAAAAACAACAGGCTTATTTCGTACCACTTCCCTTTCATAAGAATTTTCAGAAGGCTTTTTCACCTTTGCGTCAAAAGTAGAAGTATGAATGAGGGGGTACTATGATAAAAGTCATATTTCGGATACGAATGTCTTTTATTTGTAATTTTGGAGAAGAATCACCAAATAATACAAGATGAAGAAGTCATCCTTTGAAAACGAACTGAAATACAGCAGTGAGCGGGTTCAAACCAAGCTTATACTTGAAAGCTCTTTTACCAAGG of the Cryomorphaceae bacterium 1068 genome contains:
- a CDS encoding pyridoxal-dependent decarboxylase is translated as MNQVWKKKSQEEIKKIVFGALTETVDYRKHHALGVPASYLDKQVFNQDVSFLQEAPYLSALLQNPNHIGCHTLGKSESFFKGTHQIERELIEICAVDILKGERAAQDGYVSSGGTEANIQAVWTYRNYYQDLFAAKSEEICVLCSEDSHYSMSKAANLLGLSIYKVKVEQDSRKISGHNISAAIRAAKAEGKKYFVVVCNMITTMFGSVDDIDLYTQQLEAQSCLYKLHVDGAYGGFYYPFCNPESRLTFENPHISSFTLDAHKMAQAPYGTGVFIIRKNLIHHVHTKEASYVEGEDCTLIGSRSGANAIAVWMILTKNGPHGWHEKVSILQQRTNWLCQKLKRMDMDFYRHPSSNIVAIKSTSINPSTAHRFGLVADNHANPKWFKIVVMEHVTIDKLEALIEAVVQPTL